The Triticum aestivum cultivar Chinese Spring chromosome 7B, IWGSC CS RefSeq v2.1, whole genome shotgun sequence genome window below encodes:
- the LOC123158602 gene encoding probable protein phosphatase 2C 56 isoform X1, producing the protein MARAAAANLRGLVGIAAAGRRRVTASVATPRASPGGRGFRAVASGSGGRTTPESSSSSSPALPQLQPRRGLETRRAVLRDLISGGLESEDGKLSCGYSSFKGRRPTMEDRYDVKFAKIKGQSVSLFAVFDGHAGPLAAEYLKEYLLDNLIKHPQFLRNPKLALTTTFLKTDADFLESVTTPYREDGSTALAAILVGDQLYVANVGDSRAIALKGGKAIPLSDDHKPNLKDERARIENAGGGVSYDGFTWRVDGILAMSRAFGNRSLKNYVIAEPDIQETQVSSDLEYLVLATDGLWDVVQNEDVISLMKATDGPEAAAVKLTEMAHSRHSSDNITCIVVQFHD; encoded by the exons ATGGCACGCGCCGCTGCCGCCAACCTGCGTGGCCTGGTCGGCATTGcagcggcgggccggcggcgggtgaCAGCCTCCGTCGCGACACCCCGCGCGTCGCCCGGCGGGCGCGGATTCCGGGCCGTGGCCTCAGGCTCCGGTGGCAGGACGACTCCTGaatcctcctcttcgtcctcgccgGCTCTACCACAGCTGCAGCCGCGGCGCGGCTTGGAGACGAGACGAGCGGTGCTGCGTGACTTGATTAGCGGCGGCTTAGAGAG TGAGGATGGTAAGCTGAGCTGTGGATATTCAAGTTTTAAGGGAAGGAGACCTACTATGGAGGATCGCTACGACGTAAAGTTCGCTAAAATCAAGGGACAGTCAGTTAGTCTGTTTGCTGTATTTGATG GTCATGCAGGACCACTTGCCGCTGAATATCTAAAGGAATATCTGCTTGACAACCTTATCAAGCATCCTCAGTTCCTGAGAAACCCAAAGCTTGCTCTGA CGACAACCTTCCTGAAAACTGATGCTGATTTCTTAGAGTCGGTAACCACTCCTTATAGGGAGGATGGTTCGACAGCTTTGGCTGCTATTTTGGTTGGTGACCAACTTTATGTAGCAAATGTTGGTGATTCACGTGCTATCGCTTTAAAAGGTGGCAAAG CAATCCCACTCTCAGATGACCATAAACCTAACTTAAAGGATGAGCGAGCAAGAATTGAGAATGCTGGAGGTGGTGTTAGTTATGATG GTTTTACTTGGAGGGTTGATGGAATTCTGGCAATGTCCCGTGCATTTGGCAACCGTTCATTGAAGAATTATGTGATAGCAGAGCCTGACATTCAG GAAACACAGGTCAGCAGTGACTTGGAATACCTGGTTCTTGCTACAGATGGTCTTtgggatgttgtgcaaaatgag GATGTTATTTCACTTATGAAAGCAACTGACGGGCctgaggcggcggcggtgaagctGACGGAAATGGCCCACTCTCGGCACAGCTCAGACAACATCACATGCATTGTGGTGCAATTTCACGACTGA
- the LOC123158602 gene encoding probable protein phosphatase 2C 56 isoform X2 gives MARAAAANLRGLVGIAAAGRRRVTASVATPRASPGGRGFRAVASGSGGRTTPESSSSSSPALPQLQPRRGLETRRAVLRDLISGGLESEDGKLSCGYSSFKGRRPTMEDRYDVKFAKIKGQSVSLFAVFDGHAGPLAAEYLKEYLLDNLIKHPQFLRNPKLALTIPLSDDHKPNLKDERARIENAGGGVSYDGFTWRVDGILAMSRAFGNRSLKNYVIAEPDIQETQVSSDLEYLVLATDGLWDVVQNEDVISLMKATDGPEAAAVKLTEMAHSRHSSDNITCIVVQFHD, from the exons ATGGCACGCGCCGCTGCCGCCAACCTGCGTGGCCTGGTCGGCATTGcagcggcgggccggcggcgggtgaCAGCCTCCGTCGCGACACCCCGCGCGTCGCCCGGCGGGCGCGGATTCCGGGCCGTGGCCTCAGGCTCCGGTGGCAGGACGACTCCTGaatcctcctcttcgtcctcgccgGCTCTACCACAGCTGCAGCCGCGGCGCGGCTTGGAGACGAGACGAGCGGTGCTGCGTGACTTGATTAGCGGCGGCTTAGAGAG TGAGGATGGTAAGCTGAGCTGTGGATATTCAAGTTTTAAGGGAAGGAGACCTACTATGGAGGATCGCTACGACGTAAAGTTCGCTAAAATCAAGGGACAGTCAGTTAGTCTGTTTGCTGTATTTGATG GTCATGCAGGACCACTTGCCGCTGAATATCTAAAGGAATATCTGCTTGACAACCTTATCAAGCATCCTCAGTTCCTGAGAAACCCAAAGCTTGCTCTGA CAATCCCACTCTCAGATGACCATAAACCTAACTTAAAGGATGAGCGAGCAAGAATTGAGAATGCTGGAGGTGGTGTTAGTTATGATG GTTTTACTTGGAGGGTTGATGGAATTCTGGCAATGTCCCGTGCATTTGGCAACCGTTCATTGAAGAATTATGTGATAGCAGAGCCTGACATTCAG GAAACACAGGTCAGCAGTGACTTGGAATACCTGGTTCTTGCTACAGATGGTCTTtgggatgttgtgcaaaatgag GATGTTATTTCACTTATGAAAGCAACTGACGGGCctgaggcggcggcggtgaagctGACGGAAATGGCCCACTCTCGGCACAGCTCAGACAACATCACATGCATTGTGGTGCAATTTCACGACTGA